Proteins encoded by one window of Actinomycetota bacterium:
- a CDS encoding isovaleryl-CoA dehydrogenase, translated as MAGVTHEVTNQALPLEGYDGFEQDRALSEALEREGGGWAAERAHAVGELAGGEAIAWGFQANENPPRLRTHDRYGNRIDEVEFHPAWHRLMTVGIENGLHALPWRDPRPGAHVARAAMFIALAQVEQGFGCPISMTYASIPTLRLEPALAAEWEPRLTSTTYDPRAAPASEKAGALCGMAMTEKQGGSDVRANTTRAVRTGGDGEFEITGHKWFCSAPMNDAFLVLAQAPGGLSCFLLPRWRPDGTRNGFLIQRLKDKLGNRSNASAEVEFDGAWARLVGEEGRGVRTIIEMVNHTRLDCVLGSTGLMRQAVAQATHHAAYRSAFGARLIDQPLMRNVLADLCVESEAATVTAIRLARAYDESGGSDEARLFARLATAVVKYWVCKRTPSHVAEALECLGGNGFVEDSGMPRLYRESPLNSIWEGSGNVICLDVLRAMARSPQSVDAFFDEVGRAEGAEPRLDAFAAKLRDELADGEDAEARARRLVEQMALALQASLLVRHGHPAAASAFVASRLEGDRGMAFGTLPAGTDFTAIVERARPRLPRG; from the coding sequence CTGGCGGGCGTGACGCACGAGGTGACCAACCAGGCGCTGCCGCTCGAGGGGTACGACGGGTTCGAGCAGGACCGGGCGCTGTCCGAGGCCCTGGAGCGGGAGGGCGGGGGGTGGGCGGCCGAGCGTGCCCACGCCGTCGGGGAGCTGGCCGGGGGCGAGGCCATCGCGTGGGGGTTCCAGGCCAACGAGAACCCGCCCAGGCTCCGGACCCACGACCGCTACGGAAACCGGATCGACGAGGTCGAGTTCCACCCCGCGTGGCACCGCCTGATGACGGTCGGCATCGAGAACGGGCTCCACGCCCTCCCCTGGAGGGACCCTCGGCCCGGTGCGCACGTGGCCCGGGCGGCCATGTTCATCGCCCTCGCCCAGGTCGAGCAGGGGTTCGGCTGCCCCATCTCGATGACCTACGCCTCGATCCCGACGCTGCGGCTGGAGCCGGCGCTGGCCGCCGAATGGGAACCGCGGCTGACCTCGACCACCTACGACCCTCGCGCCGCCCCCGCCTCGGAGAAGGCGGGCGCCCTGTGCGGCATGGCCATGACCGAGAAGCAGGGCGGCTCGGACGTCCGGGCCAACACCACCAGGGCCGTGCGCACGGGCGGCGACGGCGAGTTCGAGATCACCGGCCACAAGTGGTTCTGCTCGGCGCCCATGAACGACGCGTTCCTGGTGCTGGCGCAGGCCCCGGGCGGCCTGTCCTGCTTCCTCCTGCCCCGGTGGCGGCCCGACGGCACGCGCAACGGCTTCCTCATCCAGCGGCTCAAGGACAAGCTCGGGAACCGTTCGAACGCCTCGGCCGAGGTGGAGTTCGACGGGGCCTGGGCCCGGCTGGTCGGGGAGGAGGGCCGCGGCGTCCGGACCATCATCGAGATGGTCAACCACACCCGGCTCGACTGCGTGCTCGGCTCGACCGGCCTGATGCGCCAGGCGGTGGCCCAGGCCACCCACCACGCGGCGTACCGCTCCGCGTTCGGGGCCCGGTTGATCGACCAGCCCCTCATGCGAAACGTCCTGGCGGACCTGTGCGTGGAGTCGGAGGCCGCCACCGTCACCGCCATACGCCTGGCGCGCGCGTACGACGAGAGCGGCGGGAGCGACGAGGCACGCCTGTTCGCCCGCCTCGCCACCGCCGTCGTGAAGTACTGGGTGTGCAAGCGGACCCCGTCGCACGTCGCCGAGGCCCTGGAATGCCTGGGGGGCAACGGTTTCGTGGAGGACTCCGGGATGCCGCGGCTGTACCGGGAGAGCCCTCTGAACTCGATCTGGGAGGGCTCGGGCAACGTGATCTGCCTGGACGTGCTCCGGGCCATGGCCCGCAGCCCCCAGTCGGTGGACGCGTTCTTCGACGAGGTCGGGCGGGCGGAGGGGGCCGAGCCGCGCCTGGACGCGTTCGCGGCGAAGCTCCGCGACGAACTTGCCGACGGCGAGGACGCGGAAGCCCGGGCCCGGCGCCTGGTCGAGCAGATGGCGTTGGCCCTCCAGGCCTCCCTCCTGGTCCGCCACGGCCACCCCGCCGCGGCGTCGGCGTTCGTCGCCTCCCGCCTGGAGGGCGACCGAGGCATGGCCTTCGGGACCCTGCCCGCCGGGACCGACTTCACCGCGATCGTGGAGCGGGCCCGCCCCCGGCTGCCGCGCGGCTAG
- a CDS encoding nitroreductase family deazaflavin-dependent oxidoreductase: MTTTGRRSGRPHTIEIWFGMRDGALYVLAGGRGDWLRNLEANPEVTVRIGSPEAPEMAARARVVTDPGEHDAVRRVMAEKYPGYPNWIRDAMPVAVERRDEG, from the coding sequence CTGACCACGACCGGCCGCCGGAGCGGCCGTCCGCATACCATCGAGATCTGGTTCGGGATGCGCGACGGCGCGCTGTACGTGCTGGCCGGAGGCCGCGGCGACTGGCTGCGGAACCTGGAAGCGAACCCGGAGGTCACGGTGCGGATCGGTTCCCCGGAGGCGCCGGAGATGGCCGCTCGAGCCCGCGTCGTCACCGACCCCGGGGAGCACGACGCCGTCCGTCGCGTCATGGCGGAGAAGTACCCCGGGTATCCGAACTGGATCCGCGACGCGATGCCCGTGGCCGTCGAACGGCGCGATGAGGGGTGA
- a CDS encoding aquaporin, whose protein sequence is MEHAWQKALAEFVATFALIFIGAGAVIVAAPGIGNSGLVGVALAHGLVLAIMVSVTGHISGGHVNPAVTIGAWVTGQINTSLAGLYIVAQLAGATFGALLLRAAIPKSLWAASFLGSPTVAHTGGITNAKAVILEAILTFFLVFVVYGTAIDDRGPFSKIAGLPIGLVLTFDILAGGPFTGAAMNPARAFGPMLVSGHWTDWWVYWIGPIGGSIVAAAVYWFGFLGGREKLVSAPKTEQPIGGGPDQP, encoded by the coding sequence GTGGAGCACGCATGGCAGAAGGCGCTGGCTGAGTTCGTGGCGACGTTCGCGCTGATCTTCATCGGCGCGGGCGCCGTGATCGTGGCCGCCCCCGGGATCGGCAACAGCGGGCTGGTGGGCGTCGCGCTGGCCCACGGGCTGGTGCTGGCGATCATGGTGTCGGTGACCGGCCACATCTCCGGCGGGCACGTGAACCCGGCGGTCACCATCGGCGCATGGGTCACCGGCCAGATCAACACCAGCCTGGCCGGCCTGTACATCGTGGCCCAGCTGGCCGGAGCGACCTTCGGCGCGCTGCTGTTGCGGGCGGCCATTCCGAAGAGTCTGTGGGCAGCCTCGTTCCTGGGCTCGCCGACCGTGGCGCACACCGGTGGGATCACCAACGCGAAGGCCGTGATCCTCGAGGCGATCCTCACCTTCTTCCTGGTGTTCGTGGTGTACGGGACCGCCATCGACGACCGGGGTCCGTTCTCGAAGATCGCCGGGCTGCCCATCGGCCTGGTGCTGACCTTCGACATCCTGGCGGGCGGCCCGTTCACCGGAGCCGCCATGAACCCGGCTCGGGCGTTCGGGCCGATGCTGGTGAGCGGTCACTGGACGGACTGGTGGGTGTACTGGATCGGCCCGATCGGAGGAAGCATCGTGGCGGCGGCCGTGTACTGGTTCGGGTTCCTGGGTGGCCGGGAGAAGCTGGTGTCGGCGCCCAAGACCGAGCAGCCCATCGGGGGCGGGCCGGACCAGCCGTAG
- a CDS encoding dienelactone hydrolase family protein — MGQIVEFPSNGSSAQGYLALPEGTGPGLVVIQEWWGLVDHIKDVADRFAQEGFVALAPDLYHGKATAEPDEARKLAMDLELEDAARDMSGAVEFLIEQPRVEPKRLGAVGFCMGGSLALFLATQGRIDAAVPFYGIPSYVSDYAGLAGPVLLHLAEHDQTQNPRRDGLERAVREAGQDIEVHVYPEAHHGFFNDTTDAYDPEAGAEAWSRTVAFFRTNLT, encoded by the coding sequence ATGGGACAGATCGTTGAGTTCCCGAGCAACGGCTCGTCCGCCCAGGGCTACCTGGCCCTCCCCGAGGGGACGGGACCTGGCCTGGTCGTCATCCAGGAGTGGTGGGGCCTGGTCGACCACATCAAGGACGTGGCGGACCGCTTCGCCCAGGAAGGGTTCGTGGCGCTGGCCCCCGACCTGTATCACGGCAAGGCCACGGCCGAACCCGACGAGGCCAGGAAGCTGGCCATGGACCTCGAGCTGGAGGACGCCGCCCGGGACATGTCCGGCGCCGTCGAGTTCCTGATCGAGCAGCCACGCGTCGAGCCGAAGCGGCTCGGAGCCGTCGGGTTCTGCATGGGCGGATCGCTTGCGCTGTTCCTGGCGACGCAGGGCCGGATCGACGCGGCGGTCCCCTTCTACGGGATCCCCTCGTACGTGTCCGACTACGCCGGGCTGGCCGGCCCCGTACTGCTCCATCTGGCCGAGCACGACCAGACCCAGAACCCCAGGCGGGATGGGCTGGAGCGGGCCGTCCGGGAGGCTGGCCAGGACATCGAGGTCCACGTGTACCCGGAAGCCCACCACGGGTTCTTCAACGACACCACGGACGCATACGACCCGGAAGCAGGAGCGGAGGCCTGGTCTCGAACCGTCGCGTTCTTCCGGACCAACCTGACCTGA